Part of the Tumebacillus sp. BK434 genome is shown below.
TATACCTTTGGGCGGCACAGGACTTTGATCGGGGAAGATCTATATGCAGCTTCGACGACCAGGGGCAATACCGGTCCGAAGCAAACCTAACGTCGAATTTTGTAGAAAATTGACGAATCACCAGACAGCGACAATTGGTAATATACCACGCATAAATCCCATCCGCAAGTCCTATTTTTCGCTATAATAGACTCAACACGAAAGGTGGGAACAATCAGATGATTCGCGGCATTCTCTTCGACCTCGACGAAACACTCCTCGACCGCTCAGCTTCGCTGAAACGCTTCCTCCAAGACCAATATGCCCGCTATCGCCCGTATTTCCAGGCGATCCCCTATCGCCAATTCGAAGCGCGCTTCCTCGAACTTGATGAGCGCGGATATGTCCATAAAAGCGTCGTCTACAGCCAGCTCATCGCCGAGTGGAGCGTTAAAGGTCTGACCTCTGATCAGCTCCTTCACGACTACCGCATCGGCTTTGCCAAGCACTCGACCGCTTTTCCTGACCTGCACGAACTCCTAACGAACCTCCGGGCCAACAACTACAAGCTCGGCATCGTCACCAACGGCGAGACCCTGTTCCAGCAGCAGAATATCGAAGCCCTCGGGCTCCCCAGACTGGTCGACACGATCCTCATCTCAGAGCACGAGCAGCTCCGCAAGCCCGATCCAGCCATCTTTTACCGCGCTGCCCAGCGCCTTGGGCTGTCCCCAAAAGAATGTCTATTCGTAGGCGACCATCCCAGCAATGACATCGCAGGTGCCAGAA
Proteins encoded:
- a CDS encoding HAD family hydrolase, with protein sequence MIRGILFDLDETLLDRSASLKRFLQDQYARYRPYFQAIPYRQFEARFLELDERGYVHKSVVYSQLIAEWSVKGLTSDQLLHDYRIGFAKHSTAFPDLHELLTNLRANNYKLGIVTNGETLFQQQNIEALGLPRLVDTILISEHEQLRKPDPAIFYRAAQRLGLSPKECLFVGDHPSNDIAGARNAGMSTAWFSNGISWPENLPPADLNIQQLRELQHHL